One Echinicola strongylocentroti DNA window includes the following coding sequences:
- a CDS encoding alkaline phosphatase, with translation MIKTALVSCLIFLVSFSAFSQQKAAYKFHSHNDYLQSAPFWTAYANGAASIEVDVILQDGQLMVAHEIETIQPERTLASLYLDPIRQAKKLGIGQLDFQLLVDIKTAAYPSMKVLKEVLEGYDDILAIPGKQTGVRVVISGNRPAVEDYDQYPPAILFDYQHTEFPENLPWQKIALVSLPFQRFSEWNGKGRLVHAEKKKLDELIAKVHAVDRPIRFWGAPDSKTAWKAFADMGIDYINTDMPFEASEYLKSLPQNVVGSSHRHNIYHPKYEVDGATVPVNQIILMIGDGNGLAHISAGMYAHGNELNLTQLRHIGLVKTQAADDFTTDSAAGATALATGHKANNRAIGFSPEGKALSNLPELLENYQFNSGILTTDHLTGATPASFYAHCEDRGMTVDIANDLRESSLDLFIGGGKNDFLLQGRDLIAPLNQAGFTIVKSLEELNDPAIGKAGYFASNQGLPTVMKGREGFLKTAAEQSLAFLGNKEQPFFLLIEGSMIDTGGHWNSAETVVEEEIDFDEAVGEVIAYADAHPGTLVLITADHETGGVTLPQGNMGNAEVELNFDTNDHTGIMVPLFAYGAHSGEFMGVYENTEIFKKIMQLVDQYHER, from the coding sequence AAAGCAGCATACAAGTTTCACTCCCATAATGATTATTTGCAGTCGGCTCCTTTTTGGACTGCTTACGCCAATGGTGCCGCTTCCATAGAAGTGGATGTCATCCTACAAGATGGCCAATTGATGGTGGCCCATGAAATAGAAACGATCCAGCCGGAAAGAACCTTGGCGTCACTTTATCTTGACCCCATCCGTCAAGCCAAAAAACTAGGGATAGGCCAACTGGATTTTCAATTGCTGGTGGATATCAAAACAGCTGCTTACCCGAGTATGAAGGTACTGAAGGAGGTGTTGGAGGGCTACGATGATATATTGGCCATTCCTGGTAAACAAACAGGGGTAAGGGTGGTCATATCGGGAAACAGACCCGCAGTCGAAGATTATGACCAATATCCTCCTGCAATTCTGTTTGATTACCAACATACAGAATTCCCTGAAAACTTGCCGTGGCAGAAAATTGCCTTGGTAAGCCTCCCTTTCCAGCGGTTTTCTGAATGGAACGGCAAAGGGCGATTGGTACATGCTGAGAAAAAGAAATTGGATGAGTTGATTGCCAAGGTCCATGCAGTGGACCGCCCAATTAGGTTTTGGGGAGCACCCGACAGCAAGACAGCTTGGAAGGCTTTTGCTGATATGGGAATAGATTATATCAATACGGATATGCCCTTTGAAGCCAGTGAATACCTGAAAAGTCTGCCCCAAAATGTGGTAGGCAGTAGTCATAGGCATAATATTTATCATCCAAAATATGAAGTCGATGGAGCTACTGTTCCGGTCAATCAGATCATTCTGATGATCGGTGACGGGAATGGGTTGGCGCATATTTCTGCAGGAATGTATGCCCACGGCAATGAGCTAAACCTTACCCAGCTGAGACATATTGGTCTGGTAAAGACACAGGCAGCGGATGATTTTACGACTGATTCTGCCGCTGGAGCCACCGCCTTGGCGACTGGACATAAGGCCAATAACAGGGCCATTGGTTTTTCACCCGAGGGAAAGGCGTTGTCCAATCTCCCCGAACTATTGGAAAACTACCAGTTTAATTCTGGGATTTTAACAACTGACCACCTCACAGGGGCTACGCCGGCTTCGTTTTATGCGCACTGTGAGGATCGGGGCATGACGGTTGATATTGCGAATGATCTGCGGGAGAGTTCGTTGGATCTTTTTATCGGTGGTGGCAAAAATGATTTTTTACTGCAGGGAAGAGACTTGATCGCTCCATTGAATCAGGCAGGTTTTACGATCGTAAAAAGCCTCGAAGAGTTGAATGATCCTGCCATTGGTAAAGCAGGATATTTTGCCAGTAATCAAGGGTTGCCTACGGTCATGAAAGGGAGGGAAGGTTTTCTAAAGACCGCCGCAGAGCAATCCCTGGCCTTTTTGGGTAATAAAGAACAGCCTTTTTTCCTATTGATTGAGGGATCCATGATTGATACCGGAGGGCATTGGAACAGTGCTGAAACGGTGGTGGAAGAGGAAATTGACTTTGATGAAGCGGTGGGAGAGGTGATCGCCTACGCAGATGCGCATCCCGGTACATTGGTATTGATTACTGCTGATCATGAGACTGGAGGAGTTACGCTACCCCAAGGAAATATGGGCAATGCTGAGGTGGAACTGAATTTTGACACCAATGACCATACAGGTATCATGGTGCCACTGTTTGCTTATGGAGCGCATTCCGGGGAGTTTATGGGAGTATATGAGAATACAGAAATCTTCAAGAAGATAATGCAGCTTGTGGACCAATACCACGAGCGGTAG
- the bla gene encoding subclass B1 metallo-beta-lactamase, protein MNRQLIIAALLLVLSACSGKSEKSHEQLSQDQHTNYTEKEIYTSDQLIIKQIRPNTYVHVSFLDTDSFGKVECNGMIVISDGEAIIFDTPSTSNEAEELITFLEGEKLQIKAVVATHFHMDCLGGLEAFHAREIPSYAFKNTLSLASQHGFPQPKMGFQDQLALKVGSRSVFVHYFGEGHTEDNVIGYFPDDQVLFGGCLVKADGAGKGNLEDANITAWPTTVNKITAAYPTLQLVIPGHGKWGDKSLLTYTETLFQ, encoded by the coding sequence ATGAATCGTCAACTCATTATTGCAGCCTTATTACTGGTCCTTTCCGCTTGCAGTGGGAAGAGTGAAAAATCACATGAGCAGTTATCACAGGATCAACATACCAACTACACGGAAAAAGAAATTTACACTTCGGACCAACTGATCATCAAACAAATCCGTCCCAACACCTATGTTCATGTTTCCTTCCTAGATACCGATAGCTTCGGTAAGGTAGAATGCAATGGCATGATCGTGATCAGTGATGGTGAAGCGATCATCTTTGACACCCCAAGCACTTCTAACGAAGCAGAGGAGCTCATCACCTTTCTGGAGGGGGAAAAACTTCAAATCAAGGCAGTCGTAGCAACCCACTTTCACATGGATTGTCTAGGAGGCCTGGAAGCATTCCACGCCAGAGAAATCCCTTCCTATGCTTTCAAAAACACCCTTTCGCTCGCATCCCAACATGGCTTCCCCCAACCAAAAATGGGTTTTCAGGATCAATTGGCACTAAAAGTCGGCAGTAGATCGGTTTTTGTCCACTATTTTGGAGAAGGACATACAGAAGACAATGTCATCGGCTATTTCCCAGATGACCAGGTGCTTTTTGGTGGCTGCTTGGTCAAAGCTGATGGTGCCGGTAAGGGCAATCTGGAAGATGCCAATATCACGGCATGGCCGACTACAGTAAACAAAATCACTGCCGCCTATCCAACCCTCCAATTGGTCATTCCAGGCCATGGAAAATGGGGGGATAAAAGCCTATTGACATACACCGAAACACTGTTCCAATGA
- a CDS encoding glutamate-5-semialdehyde dehydrogenase, with protein sequence MKILSTQKKNDVLASMIKIIDKNREKILTANKADLEAFQRDDQALYDRLVVNDAKIDGMIQAVQEVKDQEDPVGKEISKRSLANGLEIINRTAPFGTIMIIYESRPDVTIEAAVLAFKANSKILLKGGKEAVHSNKVLVECWHESLEENGLSKDWIELFTLNREQTQEFLKNPSEKLDLIVPRGGERLIAFVKEHAQCAVLVSGRGNNFAYVAEDADWEQAKKVIINAKTDKISGCNALDKILVDEKLPDFESKLADLAKNLAEYKVELVAEKELVGSLDGAKEVPSEDTWYEEFLALKALIGKSNGIDEAIAKINKYSGGHSATILTTDKEKAAKFMEQVDSAAVYHNASTRFTDGGQMGVGAELAISTDKLHHRGPLGLEQLVTNKYYVFGDGQIRE encoded by the coding sequence ATGAAAATATTAAGCACACAGAAAAAAAATGACGTGTTGGCGTCGATGATCAAAATCATCGACAAAAACCGTGAAAAAATTCTGACAGCCAATAAAGCTGATCTGGAGGCTTTCCAGAGAGATGATCAAGCACTCTATGACAGGCTCGTCGTAAATGACGCCAAAATAGACGGCATGATCCAAGCTGTTCAGGAAGTGAAAGACCAAGAAGACCCTGTAGGAAAGGAAATCTCTAAGAGGTCACTGGCAAATGGACTGGAGATCATTAACCGTACTGCGCCATTTGGCACCATAATGATCATCTATGAATCCCGTCCTGACGTCACCATTGAAGCTGCTGTCCTGGCATTTAAAGCCAACAGTAAAATCCTCCTCAAAGGTGGTAAGGAGGCAGTCCATTCCAATAAGGTCTTAGTAGAGTGCTGGCACGAATCCCTTGAGGAAAATGGTTTGAGCAAAGACTGGATTGAGCTGTTTACCCTTAACAGGGAGCAAACACAAGAGTTCCTAAAAAACCCATCTGAAAAGCTCGATCTTATCGTGCCTAGAGGAGGAGAAAGGTTAATTGCCTTTGTGAAAGAGCATGCCCAATGTGCAGTACTCGTAAGTGGACGAGGCAATAACTTCGCCTATGTAGCTGAAGATGCCGACTGGGAACAAGCCAAAAAAGTGATTATCAATGCCAAAACTGACAAAATCTCCGGCTGCAATGCCCTTGATAAAATTTTGGTTGATGAAAAACTGCCTGATTTCGAATCCAAATTAGCTGATTTGGCCAAGAACCTAGCAGAATATAAAGTAGAACTTGTAGCCGAAAAAGAACTGGTAGGTTCTCTGGACGGCGCTAAGGAGGTCCCATCAGAGGACACTTGGTATGAAGAATTCCTGGCGCTAAAAGCACTCATCGGTAAAAGCAATGGAATAGATGAAGCCATCGCTAAAATAAACAAATACAGTGGTGGACATTCTGCCACTATATTGACCACCGATAAGGAGAAAGCGGCCAAATTCATGGAACAAGTGGACAGTGCTGCTGTTTACCATAATGCCTCCACCAGATTTACCGATGGAGGTCAAATGGGAGTCGGTGCAGAACTGGCTATCAGTACAGACAAGCTTCACCACCGTGGTCCACTAGGACTAGAGCAGCTGGTCACCAACAAGTATTATGTATTTGGTGATGGGCAGATTCGTGAATAA
- the proB gene encoding glutamate 5-kinase: MDKTDAPKRIVIKVGTNVMTNRDNRIVNNVLKKMVDQIAILYERGIMSVLVSSGSVIAGKEVLGSKVKIKDRIIRRQVFSAVGQPRMMRHYYNIFQDYGMRCAQVLATKRDFDPGKHRENMINCYEGLLSEGIIPIANEDDAVSLSMSTFTDNDELASLVAELIHADMLILLTDTDGLYDGHPDDENTKRIAHVGTDEKVEHFIQESTKGEAEGRGGMKSKLHVAKEAARKNIPTYIANGNLDNMILDIVDGKEVGTKVSID; the protein is encoded by the coding sequence ATGGATAAAACTGATGCACCTAAAAGGATCGTCATAAAGGTAGGTACCAATGTGATGACCAACCGAGATAATCGTATTGTCAATAACGTCCTTAAAAAGATGGTCGATCAAATCGCCATACTTTATGAAAGAGGTATCATGTCCGTCCTTGTGTCCTCAGGATCTGTCATCGCTGGCAAAGAAGTCTTGGGAAGTAAGGTAAAAATCAAGGATAGAATCATTAGAAGACAAGTGTTCTCTGCCGTGGGCCAACCCCGAATGATGAGACACTATTACAATATCTTCCAAGATTATGGCATGCGATGCGCCCAAGTATTGGCTACCAAGAGGGATTTTGACCCGGGCAAGCATAGGGAAAACATGATCAATTGCTATGAGGGATTGCTTTCTGAAGGCATTATCCCCATTGCCAATGAAGATGATGCAGTCTCTCTTTCCATGTCCACTTTTACGGACAATGACGAGTTGGCCAGTCTCGTAGCAGAACTTATCCATGCCGATATGCTGATTCTGCTCACTGATACCGACGGACTGTACGATGGTCACCCAGATGATGAAAACACCAAAAGAATCGCCCATGTGGGAACCGACGAAAAAGTAGAACACTTTATCCAGGAATCCACCAAGGGAGAAGCAGAAGGTAGAGGCGGCATGAAGTCGAAGCTCCATGTAGCCAAAGAAGCCGCCAGAAAAAACATCCCTACTTATATTGCCAACGGCAATCTTGACAATATGATCCTTGACATCGTCGATGGCAAAGAAGTAGGCACCAAGGTTTCTATCGATTAA
- the proC gene encoding pyrroline-5-carboxylate reductase, with amino-acid sequence MKVLVIGGGNMGLTYAEAIAKSKFLKDKDLMILDNSKEKTEELRKRSHFAVFEKLEECVPAADVIFIAVKPYHASSLMESMRKLTAEGQIFISLMAGVSIAAIQEGLGRKKVVRAMPNLPAQVGKGLTSFTASDEVSRLELSTVENLLDTTGRSVKLDTENDIDASTGISGSGPAYIFYFMQSMLEAALKMGFSKHDSRVLVEQTFAGAVELFGSSDLDPEAWMDRVASKGGTTRAALDSMEDNNVKEMIKEAAYAAFNRAVELGKEYRNG; translated from the coding sequence ATGAAAGTTCTTGTAATCGGTGGTGGCAATATGGGTTTGACATACGCTGAGGCAATCGCCAAATCAAAATTTTTAAAGGATAAGGACCTTATGATCCTTGACAATTCCAAAGAAAAGACTGAAGAGCTAAGAAAAAGAAGTCACTTTGCGGTATTTGAAAAGCTTGAAGAGTGCGTTCCAGCTGCCGACGTGATTTTTATTGCTGTAAAACCATATCACGCCAGCTCCCTGATGGAAAGCATGAGAAAGCTCACTGCTGAGGGACAAATATTCATCTCACTAATGGCAGGGGTTTCTATAGCAGCTATTCAAGAAGGGCTTGGGCGAAAAAAAGTGGTTCGTGCCATGCCTAACCTACCCGCACAAGTAGGCAAAGGGTTGACATCCTTTACAGCATCTGATGAAGTATCCAGATTGGAATTATCCACTGTAGAAAACCTTCTCGATACTACGGGACGTTCTGTAAAACTGGACACTGAAAACGACATCGATGCTTCCACCGGTATTTCTGGAAGTGGGCCTGCATACATCTTCTATTTTATGCAATCCATGCTGGAAGCAGCTCTAAAAATGGGATTCTCCAAACACGATTCCAGGGTTTTGGTAGAACAAACATTTGCCGGTGCAGTAGAATTGTTCGGTTCCTCTGACCTCGATCCAGAAGCATGGATGGACAGGGTAGCCTCCAAAGGTGGCACTACACGGGCAGCATTGGACTCTATGGAAGACAACAATGTCAAAGAAATGATCAAAGAAGCTGCATACGCTGCATTTAACAGAGCTGTTGAACTTGGTAAAGAATACAGAAATGGATAA